The stretch of DNA TGAAGGACCTGCACGCGCAGGTCGCGGGCATGCGGCTCACGTTCGGCTCGCGACTCTTCGCGAACTTCGTGTCCGAGAGCGACAGTGAGATCACGCTTCGCTACCGGCGCGCGGGGCTCGTGATCTTCGGGCGCACCACCTCGCCCGAGTTCGGCCTCACGGCGACCACCGAATCGACGCTCTGGGGCGCGACGCGCAATCCCTGGAACCTCGAGCGCACTTCCGGCGGGTCCTCGGGCGGCGCGTCGGCCGCGGTCGCGGCCGGGATCCTGCCCGCGGCGCACGCGAGCGACGGCGGCGGATCGATCCGCATCCCGGCCTCGTGCTGCGGGCTCTTCGGCATGAAGCCGACACGCGCGCGTGTCCCCTCGGGGCCGCACCAGGGCGAGGGCTGGGGGGGGATGAGCACCGCGCACGCCGTCACGCGTTCGGTTCGCGACAGCGCGGCGCTGCTCGACGCGGCCTGCGGTCCGGACCCGGGCGATCCGTACCACGCGCCCGCGCCCGAGCGGCCCTACCTCGAAGAGGTGACGCGCGCGCCGGGCGTGCTTCGCATCGGCGTGCAGACCGAGACCTACAACGGCGCGCCGACGCACCCGGAGTGCCGCGACGCCGCGCTCTCCGCCGCGAAGCTCTGCGAGTCGCTCGGACACCGCGTCGAGCCGCTGCGGATCGCCGTCGACGCGGCCGCGCTCGGCCGGGCCACGCAGGTCCTGATCGCCGCCAACGTGCAGGCGACCGCCGACGACACGGCCGCCGCGCTCGGCCGCGAGCTCGGCACGGATCTGGTCGAGACGATCACGTTCTTCATGGTGCAGGCGGGGCGTGCGGCGACGGCCGCGGACTACGCGCGCGCGGTCCGCACGATCCACGCCGCCGGACGCGCGGTCGAGCGCCAGCTGCAGGATTACGACGTGGTGCTCTCGCCGACGATGGCGGCCCCGCCGGTGGCGATCGGGGAGC from Deltaproteobacteria bacterium encodes:
- a CDS encoding amidase — protein: MKDYESYDALGLAELLRKGETSAEELLDDALSRVESRNPQLNAVNFVWADHARAAIRAGLPEGPFRGVPFLLKDLHAQVAGMRLTFGSRLFANFVSESDSEITLRYRRAGLVIFGRTTSPEFGLTATTESTLWGATRNPWNLERTSGGSSGGASAAVAAGILPAAHASDGGGSIRIPASCCGLFGMKPTRARVPSGPHQGEGWGGMSTAHAVTRSVRDSAALLDAACGPDPGDPYHAPAPERPYLEEVTRAPGVLRIGVQTETYNGAPTHPECRDAALSAAKLCESLGHRVEPLRIAVDAAALGRATQVLIAANVQATADDTAAALGRELGTDLVETITFFMVQAGRAATAADYARAVRTIHAAGRAVERQLQDYDVVLSPTMAAPPVAIGELALSNAPSAEYISRLQAATGFTQLANVTGQPAMSVPLAWSSAGLPLGVQFAAKFGDEATLFRLAGQLEQARPWRDRRPTLTAR